In Candidatus Eisenbacteria bacterium, one genomic interval encodes:
- a CDS encoding phage holin family protein — MKHLLYFVVIAAAMLLLSQLLPGFEVTGWVPALLGALVLAFVNTLVKPILFVLTLPFTIITLGLFLFVLNAACLWIASLVVPGFRISNIVTALLASILLSLVGMIWKAVTRETKQEKA; from the coding sequence ATGAAGCATCTGCTCTATTTCGTGGTGATCGCCGCGGCGATGCTGTTGCTCTCACAGCTTCTGCCGGGCTTCGAAGTCACCGGATGGGTTCCGGCGCTGCTCGGGGCGCTGGTGCTGGCGTTCGTCAACACGCTCGTGAAACCGATCCTGTTCGTCCTAACGCTTCCGTTCACGATCATCACGCTCGGGCTGTTCCTGTTCGTGCTGAACGCCGCGTGTCTGTGGATCGCTTCGCTGGTGGTGCCGGGATTTCGCATCTCGAACATCGTCACCGCCCTGCTCGCATCGATCCTGCTCTCGCTGGTCGGCATGATCTGGAAGGCCGTGACGCGCGAAACCAAGCAGGAGAAGGCCTGA